The following are encoded in a window of Flavobacteriales bacterium genomic DNA:
- a CDS encoding ATP-dependent DNA ligase — translation MRREAALFDTLDATTSTNAKVDALADYFRAADDTDKLWAVALLSGRRPKRPVTSAQLRQWAAESSGIPDWLFEASYHVVGDFAETVTHVAPRGQAMEKSLSEWVRYVETLKDLAEEEKSHRIKQAWSGLEGMSLFVFNKILTGGFRIGVDQKVMVKGLSRATGVAEEVIAHRLMGDWDPHRTSFHDLVLGTRADDDLGRPYPFHLAHGIEGVAGTASGAGLARLEALGDPHAWQAEHKWDGIRGQMIVRGGRQYLWSRGEELVTDKYPELASLAETLPPGTVIDGELLAWRDGAPLPFGEMQRRIGRKTPGKKLLAEVPVVLMAYDLLEFEGRDIRRSPLDERRSLLERVVELAGTPALSLSPALRCSGWEEVLAHRETARQVGSEGIMLKRLDSAYEVGRKRGAWWKWKLEPLTIDAVLTYSMQGHGRRAGLYTDHTFGLWHEGRLVTFAKAYSGLTDKEMKEVDAFVKKNTLERFGPVRQVKPELVFEIAFEGISASTRHKSGVAVRFPRIARWRHDKPSEEANTLEDLRRLGNIS, via the coding sequence ATGCGACGCGAAGCAGCACTCTTCGACACGCTCGACGCCACCACCAGCACCAACGCCAAGGTGGACGCGTTGGCGGACTATTTCCGCGCAGCTGACGACACCGACAAGCTGTGGGCGGTGGCGCTGCTCAGCGGGCGAAGGCCCAAAAGACCTGTGACCAGTGCACAGTTGCGCCAATGGGCGGCCGAATCGAGCGGCATACCGGACTGGCTCTTCGAGGCCAGCTACCACGTGGTGGGCGACTTCGCCGAGACGGTGACGCACGTCGCGCCGCGCGGCCAAGCCATGGAGAAAAGCCTGTCGGAATGGGTGCGTTACGTGGAAACGCTGAAGGACCTTGCCGAGGAGGAGAAGTCCCACCGCATCAAGCAGGCCTGGTCGGGCTTGGAGGGCATGTCGCTCTTCGTCTTCAACAAGATCCTCACCGGCGGCTTCCGGATCGGGGTGGACCAGAAGGTGATGGTGAAGGGCCTGAGCAGGGCCACCGGCGTGGCGGAGGAGGTGATCGCACACCGCCTGATGGGCGACTGGGACCCGCACCGCACCAGCTTCCATGATCTGGTGCTGGGCACGCGCGCCGATGACGACCTGGGGCGCCCCTACCCCTTCCACCTGGCGCATGGTATCGAAGGTGTCGCGGGCACGGCGTCCGGAGCGGGTCTCGCGCGGCTTGAAGCGTTGGGCGACCCACACGCCTGGCAGGCCGAACACAAGTGGGACGGCATACGCGGCCAGATGATCGTGCGCGGTGGAAGACAGTACCTCTGGAGCCGCGGAGAAGAACTCGTCACGGACAAGTACCCCGAACTGGCCTCCCTGGCCGAAACACTGCCACCGGGCACCGTGATCGATGGGGAATTGCTCGCGTGGCGTGATGGTGCGCCATTGCCCTTCGGGGAAATGCAGAGGCGGATCGGCCGCAAGACCCCCGGAAAGAAGTTGCTGGCTGAAGTGCCCGTGGTGCTGATGGCCTACGACCTCCTGGAATTCGAAGGCCGCGACATTCGCCGATCGCCCTTGGATGAACGCCGCAGCTTGTTGGAGCGCGTGGTGGAACTGGCCGGAACGCCCGCCTTGTCGCTTTCCCCAGCGCTGCGGTGCTCGGGTTGGGAAGAGGTCCTGGCCCATCGGGAGACCGCCCGCCAGGTGGGCAGCGAGGGTATCATGCTGAAGCGGTTGGACAGCGCCTACGAGGTCGGTCGAAAACGCGGTGCGTGGTGGAAGTGGAAGCTGGAGCCGCTCACCATCGACGCGGTGCTCACCTACAGCATGCAGGGGCATGGCCGGCGCGCAGGTCTGTACACCGACCACACCTTCGGCCTGTGGCACGAGGGCCGGTTGGTCACCTTCGCCAAAGCCTACAGCGGACTGACCGACAAAGAGATGAAGGAGGTGGACGCCTTTGTGAAGAAGAACACTTTGGAGCGCTTCGGTCCCGTGCGGCAGGTGAAGCCCGAACTGGTGTTCGAGATCGCCTTCGAGGGGATCAGCGCGAGTACACGACACAAAAGCGGGGTGGCCGTGCGGTTCCCGCGCATCGCACGATGGAGGCACGACAAACCGTCGGAGGAGGCGAACACCCTGGAAGACCTGCGCCGGCTCGGCAATATCTCTTGA
- a CDS encoding class I SAM-dependent methyltransferase — MPEEKDPTSYHDLVIKDGRFIGRFEEMYQLFDQPWMQDQQPNPYSRASGILHMQRFGIRSVVEVGCGLGYYADRIQQATGVRYLGFDVAPTAVAKAKANFPHLDFRVDEVKNLAHYKDFAPDAILFAEVTWYVLDQLDELFELMLTHFPGKYFIHNLVFYKGTQRYGTEHFTDLKEFMARVPFVPVGWMEASTETDSTIETSSIFRIERRR, encoded by the coding sequence ATGCCAGAAGAGAAAGACCCCACCAGTTATCACGATCTGGTCATCAAGGACGGCCGTTTCATCGGTCGCTTCGAGGAGATGTACCAGCTGTTCGACCAGCCCTGGATGCAGGACCAGCAACCCAATCCCTATTCCCGGGCCAGCGGTATCCTGCACATGCAGCGGTTCGGCATCCGTTCCGTGGTGGAGGTGGGTTGCGGCCTCGGCTACTATGCCGATCGCATCCAACAGGCCACCGGCGTTCGCTACTTGGGCTTCGATGTGGCACCCACGGCGGTGGCCAAGGCCAAGGCCAACTTCCCGCACCTGGACTTCCGCGTGGATGAGGTGAAGAACCTTGCGCATTACAAGGACTTCGCACCCGATGCCATCCTCTTCGCGGAGGTCACTTGGTATGTGCTGGACCAGTTGGACGAACTGTTCGAGCTCATGCTTACGCACTTTCCCGGCAAGTACTTCATCCACAACCTCGTCTTCTACAAGGGCACGCAGCGTTATGGCACCGAGCACTTCACCGACCTGAAGGAGTTCATGGCCCGGGTGCCCTTCGTACCGGTAGGCTGGATGGAGGCGAGCACCGAGACGGACAGCACGATCGAGACCAGCAGCATCTTCCGCATCGAGCGGAGAAGATGA